A region of Sphingomonas crusticola DNA encodes the following proteins:
- a CDS encoding DUF1579 family protein — MKLPRALLAGLLAILSTLPARAAPSAVPLDSQHLLLTGLSGPWSVRQSFWAAPGAAPKVDQGKAEFAMVLRQQHLRQKLHIADGTDFEGLGYIGYDTASARFFTIWMDVNFPGMVVAHGGYDAAAKAYIFRGTMAAAGGGAIPVREVMRLTDRDHFTYEYFETHDGREALTVRLEYTRVV, encoded by the coding sequence ATGAAATTGCCTCGCGCTTTGCTGGCTGGCTTGCTTGCCATCCTGTCCACCCTCCCGGCGCGGGCGGCGCCGTCCGCTGTTCCGCTCGACTCGCAGCATCTATTATTGACCGGCCTCAGCGGTCCATGGTCGGTCCGGCAAAGCTTCTGGGCGGCGCCTGGCGCCGCGCCAAAAGTCGACCAGGGCAAGGCGGAGTTCGCTATGGTGCTACGCCAGCAGCACCTCCGTCAGAAACTGCACATTGCCGATGGCACGGATTTCGAGGGCCTCGGCTATATCGGTTACGATACCGCCTCGGCCCGGTTCTTCACCATATGGATGGATGTCAATTTCCCTGGCATGGTCGTTGCCCATGGCGGTTACGATGCGGCGGCCAAGGCCTATATCTTCCGCGGCACGATGGCGGCAGCCGGCGGCGGCGCGATTCCGGTGCGGGAGGTTATGAGGCTCACGGATCGTGATCACTTCACCTACGAATATTTCGAAACGCACGACGGCCGGGAAGCGCTGACTGTGCGGCTGGAATATACGCGCGTCGTTTGA